In one window of Primulina tabacum isolate GXHZ01 chromosome 8, ASM2559414v2, whole genome shotgun sequence DNA:
- the LOC142554006 gene encoding LOW QUALITY PROTEIN: phosphatidylserine decarboxylase proenzyme 2-like (The sequence of the model RefSeq protein was modified relative to this genomic sequence to represent the inferred CDS: deleted 1 base in 1 codon) → MGHRNSKHESTDESTDGSSSEPSRVQRLRQRLRRHRRHFRRHHRGTHSDSPAGKLLEEGDFAGIALLRIISAEMSFKDKWLACVTLGEQTFRTAISDHTNRPIWNSEKKLLLEKNGARYARISVFETNRMSKSNLVGFCEIDLYDFLTQDSDSDVEVFDLLHISSPAEVAGKITLSCFIEDPLETEKSFARRILSIVDYNEDGHLSYPEFSDLMDAFGNLLAANKKKDVFKAADENGDGVVSVDELAMLLAVEQEKDPLLTCCPVCGETLPVSDRLNSMIHLTLCFDEGTGNQIMTGGFLTDKQASNGWMFKLSEWAHFSSYEVGLRSGSGASHILVFDRKTRRLVEEIIDSKIILSMRTIYQSKIGFGLIDTGAKELLLSLSEKQGRKMDAVESAKDIPKFLDLFQDQINLSEIKYPLDHFKTFNEFFIRELKPSSRPITSLECDSVAVCAADSRLTAFRTATDSMRFWIKGRKFSVRGLLGTEVCSDAFIDGSLVIFRLAPQDYHRFHFPVSGRIEKFVDIPGCLYTVNPIAVNSKYCNVFTENKRVVSLISTEDFGKVAFVAIGATMVGSITFSKKEGYYAKKGEEFGYFSFGGSTVICVFEKDTIKIDNDLLENSERSLETLVSVGMKLGVSIERGARIYTEFPNVESCVIGE, encoded by the exons ATGGGGCATAGAAATTCAAAGCAcgaatcaactgatgaatcgaCTGATGGGTCTAGTTCAGAACCATCACGTGTCCAGAGGCTCCGGCAGCGCCTCCGCCGGCACCGCAGGCACTTCAGACGCCACCATCGTGGCACACACTCCGATTCCCCCGCTGGTAAACTGCTCGAAGAGGGAGATTTCGCAGGCATTGCACTCCTCCGCATCATTAGT GCGGAGATGAGTTTCAAGGATAAATGGCTTGCATGTGTTACTCTTGGAGAACAGACCTTCCGGACCGCCATTTCTGATCA CACTAACCGACCTATCTGGAATTCA GAGAAGAAGCTTTTACTGGAAAAAAATGGGGCACGTTATGCCAGAATATCAGTATTTGAG ACTAATAGAATGTCAAAGAGCAATCTTGTTGGTTTTTGTGAGATTGATCTATATGATTTCCTTACTCAG GATTCAGATTCTGACGTAGAGGTATTTGACTTATTACATATATCTTCTCCTGCAGAAGTTGCTGGCAAGATAACTTTATCATGTTTCATTGAG GATCCATTGGAAACAGAAAAGTCTTTTGCAAGGCGCATTTTGTCCATTGTG GATTATAATGAAGATGGACATCTTTCATATCCAGAATTCTCCGATTTAATGgatgcatttggtaatctattgGCTGCTAATAAG AAAAAGGACGTCTTTAAAGCCGCTGATGAGAATGGGGATGGTGTTGTTAGCGTGGATGAGTTGGCTATGCTTTTAGCTGTTGAGCAAGAAAA GGATCCACTTCTTACTTGCTGT CCTGTCTGTGGTGAAACTCTTCCAGTCTCCGATAGGTTGAATTCCATGATTCATTTGACTCTATGTTTTGATGAAGGGACCGGAAACCAGATTATGACTGGAGGATTCTTGACTGATAAGCAGGCTTCTAATGG TTGGATGTTCAAACTAAGTGAATGGGCTCATTTTTCATCATATGAAGTTGGATTGAGGTCTGGATCTGGTGCTTCACACATTCTG GTGTTTGATCGCAAAACAAGGAGGCTAGTGGAAGAAATTATAGATTCcaagattattttatcaatgAGAACCATTTATCAATCTAAAATAGGGTTTGGCCTCATCGATACAG GGGCGAAAGAGCTATTGCTCAGCCTCTCAGAAAAGCAAGGAAGGAAAATGGACGCTGTTGAATCTGCCAAGGATATTCCGAAATTTCTTGATTTGTTTCAG GATCAAATAAATTTATCTGAAATCAAATACCCTTTGGATCACTTTAAG ACATTCAATGAATTTTTTATAAGAGAGTTAAAACCAAGCTCAAGACCAATCACCAGCTTGGAATGTGACAGTGTTGCTGTATGTGCAGCTGATAGCAGGCTTACAGCTTTCAGAACTGCTACTGATTCTATGAGATTTTGGATTAAG GGCCGAAAATTTTCTGTCAGAGGTCTTTTGGGAACAGAAGTCTGCTCTGATGCATTCATTGATGGAAGTCTAGTGATATTTAGATTGGCACCACAG GACTATCATCGATTCCACTTTCCTGTTTCTGGAAGGATTGAGAAATTTGTTGACATACCAGGATGTTTATACACT GTTAACCCAATTGCCGTGAATAGCAAGTATTGCAATGTTTTCACAGAAAATAAACGAGTTGTATCTCTTATATCAACAGAGGATTTTGGAAAG GTCGCATTTGTTGCTATTGGAGCAACGATGGTTGGTAGCATCACTTTTTCGAAAAAAGAGGGTTACTATGCGAAGAAGGGAGAGGAG TTTGGATATTTTTCATTTGGTGGAAGTACAGTGATTTGCGTCTTTGAAAAG GACACGATCAAGATAGACAATGACCTCTTGGAGAACAGTGAAAGATCACTCGAGACATTAGTTTCTGTGGGAATGAAATTGGGCGTCTCCATTGAGAGAGGAGCTCGTATATACACCGAGTTTCCAAACGTGGAATCCTGTGTCATAGGGGAATGA